Proteins co-encoded in one Odocoileus virginianus isolate 20LAN1187 ecotype Illinois unplaced genomic scaffold, Ovbor_1.2 Unplaced_Contig_30, whole genome shotgun sequence genomic window:
- the LOC139034157 gene encoding olfactory receptor 52B4-like, translated as MTALNYTGVSHTVFHLLGIPGLEDQHVWISIPFFISYVTALLGNSLLIFLIVTKHSLHEPMYLFLCMLAGADIVLSTCIVPQALAIFWFHAGEISLDRCITQVFFLSSTFIYESGILLVMAFDRYIAICHPLRYTTVLTRTLIGKIGVTLLLRSCCTVFPVMFLLKRLTFCKSNILPNTACKHFVLAHLSCDDIRVNIWYEFLVLMSTLVIDIVLIFISYVLILRAVFYIPSQDARHKALNTCGSHVCVIILFYVPGIFSVLAQRFGHHISPHIHVLLSNVYILAPPMLNPIIYGIKTKQIRDQVIHVFFTKQK; from the coding sequence CTGGCCTTGAGGACCAGCATGTGTGGATCTCCATCCCCTTCTTCATTTCCTATGTCACCGCCCTGCTTGGGAACAGCCTGCTCATCTTCCTTATTGTCACAAAGCACAGCCTTCATGAACCCATGTACCTCTTCCTCTGCATGCTGGCTGGAGCAGACATCGTCCTCTCCACGTGCATAGTCCCTCAGGCCTTGGCCATCTTCTGGTTCCATGCTGGGGAAATCTCTCTTGATCGTTGCATTACTCAGGTATTCTTcctctcttccactttcatctaTGAGTCAGGGATCTTGTTGGTGATGGCATTTGACCGCTATATTGCCATTTGCCATCCCCTGAGATACACCACTGTACTTACACGTACACTGATTGGGAAAATTGGTGTCACCTTACTTCTGAGAAGTTGTTGTACAGTTTTCCCCGTGATGTTTCTCCTGAAAAGACTAACTTTCTGCAAAAGTAACATCCTCCCAAACACTGCTTGTAAGCATTTTGTCTTGGCCCATCTTTCCTGTGATGACATACGCGTTAACATCTGGTATGAGTTTTTGGTCCTGATGTCAACCTTGGTCATAGATATtgtgctcatttttatttcttatgtgcTGATTCTCCGTGCTGTCTTCTACATCCCTTCCCAAGATGCTCGTCACAAAGCTCTCAACACATGTGGCTCCCATGTCTGTGTCATCATCCTCTTCTATGTACCTggcatcttctcagtccttgcTCAGCGATTTGGACATCACATCTCACCCCATATCCATGTCCTCCTGTCCAATGTCTATATTCTGGCTCCACCCATGCTGAACCCCATCATTTATGGGATCAAGACCAAACAAATCAGGGACCAGGTGATTCATGTGttctttacaaagcagaaatga